The DNA segment GCCCGTATAGCAGAACAGGTCCAGTACCCGTTTACCCTTTGCCACATTTTCAAAGGCAAGCCGCGAGCGCCGTTGGTCGAGGTAAAAACCGGTTTTATGCCCTCCGAGGATATCGACTAAAAATTTCGTCTTCCCCTCAAATATCTCGACTATCGCCTTCCCCTCATCCCCCCACCATCCCGTAATGTCCTTTAAATCCTCTATCTTTCTAAAAGAAGATACGCTCTTTTCGTATATATACTTCGGTTTCAATACATCGTCGATAACATCCACTACCTGAGGTTTCAGTTTCTCCATCCCGAGCGTAAGCACCTGGAAGACGGCAGTGTCATTATAAACGTCGACGATAAGCCCGGGCAGAGAATCGGCCTCGCTAAAAACGGCGCGGTACGCGTTGGTGACTGAAAGCGTTGCGCGGCGTTTCTCGAGTGCGGAAGCTAAGCGCTTGCGAAGGAATTCGGTATCGATGGGCTCATCGATAAAAGTGAGAAGGCGGATTATGAGTGCAGTTTTGGGATTATAGTAGCCGCGGCCGATAAATTTACCCGTACTATCTGTTACGGAGGTGATGTCGCCGGGTTTAATGGACGGGTCGGGTTTCAATATCTGGGATTTGAATATCCAGGGATGTCCCGGCTTTACCACGCCTTTTTTCCCCGTCCTGAGCTGGACATTCTTCCGTGTACTCATAGCCACCCGCACATGGCAAAAGCCGCTATAGTCTTGGCATCGACAATACGGCCTGCCCTGAAAAGCTTGCGAATCTCGGAACGTGTAAAGATACGGCTTTCGATGATCTCATCTTTCTCGGCCGTATGCGCTACTTTACGCAACCCCTCAGCCTTGTACATTGATATGCATTCGGTTGAATATCCTGGGACGGGGAATATTCTGCCCAGGTATGTAAGTTTTTTGGCGGAAAATCCCGTCTCTTCCACTATTTCGCGGCGCGCGCACGCCATCGGCTTCTCACCGCGGTCGAGAGTACCAGCCGGAAGCTCATATATGTAAGCATCAATCACAGGCCGGAGCTGTTTTAACATTATTACCCTGTTTTTATCGAGGAAAGGCACTATGAGGGCCGCGCCGGGATGTTTTATAGTCTCGAGGGTGGCGACATAACCATTCGGCAGGCGCACTTTTTTAACCGCTACATTGATAAGTTTACCCTTAAACACGATTTTATTATTCATCTTTGCCATTTCTAAAAAATATGTTATACTATTTTTCCATTGCCGAGGTAGCTCAGCGGTAGAGCGCTGCCCTGAAAAGGCAGGCGTGGCGTGTTCGACTCACGCCCTCGGCACCATTTTTCTACTTATACTCCGCCCCGCACATCGATTCCACATAATGCTCCGCACTGAAAGCGGCCGTAGCGCCATCGCCGGAAGCGGTAATAACCTGTCGAAGTAGTTTTTTGCGCACATCCCCGCATGCGAATATCCCGTCGATCGATGTCCGCATATCGGGATCTGTTAAAATGTAACCTTTTTCGTCCATCGCAATAACCCCTGAGACCATGGCAGAATTAGGCGTCGTCCCGATGAGGACAAATACGCCGTCAGCCTTAACCTCGCTGTGCTTCTCCGTCTTAACGTCTTTTATGCCGATGGATTCGACTTTGTCTCGCCCGATTATATCCACAGCTACGGAATTCCACTTCACTTCTATCTTCTTATTGGCGAATGCCCTTTCCTGCAATATCTTCGTGGCCCGGAGTTTATCCCTGCGATGAATAATGGTTACTTTAGCGGCGAACTTCGTAAGAAATAACGCGTCTTCCAGCGCCGTATCGCCACCGCCTACAACAATAACCTCTTTACCTCTGAATAACGGGCCGTCACATGTCGCGCAGTAAGAGACACCTCTGCCGCCCAGCTCCTTCTCCCCAGGGATGTTCAGCGTATTCCACCTGGCGCCCATCGCAAGTATTACAGCGCGCGCCGAGACTCCGGCGCATTCCGCAAGTTCGACACCAAAAGCGCCGCCCCTCGCCGGTGCCGGCGAAATGGCCCGCGCCTCGGACATCCGCACCTCGAGGCCGAAACGCTCGGCTTGCTTCAGCATCCATTCAGCAAGGTCCGGCCCCTTTATCCCGTCGGGAAATCCCGGATAGTTCTCGATCGTGTCCGTAACTAATATCTGCCCGCCGCAGAGCGACTTCTCGACCAAAAGAGTCTTCATCCTCGCTCTACACGCGTATAGCGCGGCCGTCAGCCCCGCCGGACCTCCGCCTATTATCACTATATCGTAATAATTATCGCCTACCATTAAACTCCCGATTTAAGATAGAACCTGCCGTAATAATAATCTGTCAGGTTTAAACCTTTCGCGGTGAGGCGTTTTCTCCTGGCCCTGCGCTTTGACGCCTGTTTCTGTTTCATTTGACGCTGGCTTCTCAACCCCATTTTATTCCTTCCTCCTTTTTTATGCTACCTTCTTGCCGTGTGAATGAACAACAAAAGCCCGAACACAAAGAATACCACGTTCGGCAACGATACGCCCAAGACCGGGTTGATGGCCCCTCTCAAAGCCATCGCGATACCGCCCAGGAAAGCGCCCCAATATATGGCGAAGAGCAGAAGGCTTATTCCGAATCCTATCGACTTTTCACTCCTCTGCGCCTTTATGCCGAGCGGTATCCCCATAAGTATCAGAACGAACGACGCTATGGACATATTGACCTTTTTGTATATCTCGACATAGAGAGGCGTCGTCTCAACGCCCTGCTTTTTAAGCTTTTCTATCTCGGCGGTAAGCTCGGTTACGGTCATCTCTCTGACCTTCTTATCAAGCTTCTCCTTCTTCATCATCTTCGAAACGTCGATCGTCATATTATACGTTTTAAAGTTCAGCTTGTAAAAACTATCCGGCTCCGTCGGGGACGGCTCTTCGCTCGTACCGTTGAAGAGCTTCAGCTCGACGATACTCGTGCCCGGCCGGGTATTTATCTCGCCCGACTCCGCCACGATCGTGCGCGTAGTCTTACCTTCCTGCGGCTGGTATATCCTGATATTCCTGAACTTGTTGCCATGTATCTCGTATATAAATATGACATAGTTGCCGAAGCCGCGGATAAAGGTCCCTTCCTCCAGGGCGGCGGCAGGATTTTTCATACCTATCTCTTTTATCACTCTGCGCGAGGCGAACGAGGCATTCGGCGAAACCTGGTCATTCATGAAGAACGCAAGGAAACTGAATATTATACCCAGTATCAACAGCGGTGAAGACACCCGCGCTAAACCTATGCCGCTTGCCTTTATCGCGGTCAACTCCCCGTCGCCGGATAGACGCCCGAAGGTAAGAATGACCGCTGTAAGCGCCGCTATCGGGAGCGTGAAAGATAGAAGCCACGGGATGAGGAACAGGAAGAGCTTCAGCACCGAAAATATATCGACGCCCTTATTTATAACAAGATCGGCCAACTGTATAATATTGCCAACCAGGAGGACAAAGGTAAATACGATAAGCGATAGAAGGAAAGAGTGAAAAAATTCCTTCAGTATGTAGTCTCTTAACATTTTCATATTTATCTTTTTACGAAAGCGTATCTTTCAAAAAGTAGAAGATATCTTTCCACATATAAAATGCGAAATACTCCCATACGGGTGGAAATATCTTCCTCACCTCGTAGTCCACATAATCACCGTATACTTTCACAACCGTATAATGCAAAAACGCGCCTGCCGACGAAGGGATCTGAGTGGGCATCCCGCCGCCGCCGCAGGTAACATACCTTACGCCGCCGAAAGTCTTCTCCTTAGAGATGTGTTCATGGCCGGAAAACACCATATCGACTTTGCTCTTTTCGCACAGCTTCATGAAGCGGTACGACCACGGGCTTAGCTCCGGACGGTACCACGACTGAAAATACGGCGCGAAAGGCGGCTTGTGCATTATTATGAATCTATGGGCGTATGCGGCGGATTTCGCAAGCTCTCCTTCAAGCCATGAAAACTGTCCATCATTTACATTATTCAATGAGCTGTCGAGTACGATAAAATAAGAGTTCCTGTCTGTGAAAGAAAAATCTTTAGCGCCAATGTATTTTTTGAAAAACGTACCATCGTCCTGATCTTCGTCATGATTACCCATAGCGCTTATTACGGGAAAATTGATAAGCGCGCGTATCTTATTATAGGTATCATGATCCCGCTTATGCCCCCTGAACGTCACATCCCCGGAAACCGCCACAAAGTCGATGGGTATCTTTTTGAAACGCCCCTCGCGATTGATACTGCGGACGAGTTTCAACGTCGCGCTATCGTTAATGATAAGTCCGGCATGATTGTCGCTGAAAACGATGAATTCAAAATATCCGCCTGTGTTACCTTTCAGCTTTTCGACGGCCTGGACGTTGGTATAAAACGATGGCGCTTTTTGAAGATACAGTCCCACGACCGGTATGAATGAATATATCGCCGCGGCCAACACTACCAATACTATTATTTTAATCGCTTTTTTCATATTATTTCCCGCGCGCCTCGAGTGCCGCTATACGTTTTTCGAGCAAATCGTTCTTAGCCTTTAGTTCCTTTATGCCTTCGAGCAAAACAACAGTGAGCTTATCGTAGGAGATCGCCTTATAACCGTTATCGGCCGTACTAACAAGCTCTGGAAACTCTTTTTCGAGTTCCTGGGCTATCAAGCCTATCTGCCTGCCTTCGGGTAATTCTATGTCTTCAATTTCGCCGCGGCGCCATTCAAATGTTACACCTCGTAATTTTGTTAATTTTTCCAAAGCACCTTCCGATAATGTATCTATATTTTTTTTCAACCGAATATCAGAACCATAGGTAAGACCAGCGTAATAAGTTATATTCCCCTGAACTTGAAGGGCACCTGTCACGTACGTTGTAGTGGCTTGCAGGTAAGTGTAACTGGCTGTATATGCAGAGTTAGTCGTTATCGATATAATAACGCTGGAAGATGCGCTGTCACCGATCTCTAAATTCATGCGTTTAGCGGATTTTAGACGGAAGTTTCCATACATAAATGGGCCGGACTGGGTGATGCCTTGTGGACTAATATCAAGTGCTTGTCCCTGAAGAGAGCTATAAAGGCCTATGCTTGTATTGGCCATATTATATGTTTTAATATAGAGTGGGTAATCTTGAGATGGTAGCTCGCTATCAAAGGCATTTATACCGATACCACTGTCTTCGCCTGCGATAGACAATCTTCCTGCATTAAGAGAAGCATCGGATTGCGTAGCATAAAGATCCCCTATAAAACCTTTGCTTGCCCGCAATACCGTAGTTTGTGGAACAAGGGTGGTAAGCTTAATCTCTTCGGCTAAAACGAAGTCACCCGCCAAAAACACCGCCGTCAGAATAATACCGCAAGCCATAATCGTGCGTTTCCCCATACCCACTCCTTCTGTTATCCTGTTAATAATTATAAGAAGCCGCTATCAGGTAATCCGTACCCGACTTCGTTATCGTTATAATAACGTCGTGCTCAAGACCGAGATCATTATAAACTGCTCTATAATTAGTATAAAGGCTCTTTACCACAGTATACGGACTAGTCCATAGGGCGGTAATAACAACCGGGTCGTTCAATAAAAGCACCCCATAACGCAAACCGTTTACCGCGGCATAATACGCTTTGATGCGCTCAGCCTCTCTCGCGGCTACTATTTTATGAGAAGATGTTATGGAAGTGAAAAGCATCGCCACCATAGTTAGCGAAATAATACTGAAAAGTATTACTGTTATCAGTATATAGCCTTTTTTACGGTGCCGCATATAACCTCTGGTCTTTATAGTCTATGCCCCTAACATATGAATGGTCGTTTTCACAGCAGTGCCCTGATCGCCTTTTTTAACTCCAAAGCTTATAGTCAAATTGCTTCCTGATTTTGTCACAACAAAAGAACTCAGGCCTGTAGCAATTACAGTATATTGGCCTGTAGTGTCGCTACAATTATACCAGTACCTAAGCTCCCCGGAAATATTGGCGTATTCTACAAACGTGGTGGTCGCGGCCGCAAAACCCGGCACGTTATGACCGCCTTCTACATAGCCCCACAGGCCCCATTCGCATGTGCTTATAGTAGATGCCGACGCAAATCGCATCACTCTAGTCATGTGCTCAACGATTACTACCGCTTCCTGGTTCGCGGTATTTTGATCATTTATGCTCTTACGAATTCTAGCATCTGCCGCAAATTGAACGGCCATGGCAAGCAATAGGACACCTCCAAGAACCATAGTCACTATCAATTCCACTAAGGTCATCCCGCGTTTATTCATAAATCATCATTTCTCATTGTACGATTATTTTCATCTTTACATAGTCCGTTCCGTTCGACTTAGTCCATGAACGATTATATACCTTATTTAACAAAGTAATGGTGTCACTACCAGTCGTCCAGTCCTCGGGATCGCTCATATATAGCTCTTCCATTTTCGCGCGGGCAAGGTTCGCTATCATCAGCTTTTTGGTAGTATTAAGAGATAAGCGATAGTACTGGTTTAAAAATTCTACACTTGTAAGCGCGATTATCATTATCAGCACTATCGCGACGATAAGCTCGACCAGAGTAACGCCCGTAGTATTGCTTTTATGACGCAGACTTTGCATGACCTATAATACCTCTTTTTTCTTGTCGAAAAAAGATGGCGGAGAGGGAGAGACACTATTCCACTTGAGCTTAAAATGTGCCTCTCACCACCAATTTCACCACCAAAATCTCTATTAACCAACTTAGATAGTATCACTAAAACCCCGTCTTTTCAAGAACATTTGCCCGTCCTTCGACGGTACCGTGACTATAATACTTATTCATAATCTTTACGTCTTTAAGACCTGATATTTCCATAACATCAATTAAAGGCAGGTTATTCTTACCGCACTCCGTAAAGAACCGGTGCCGAAAATAATGCGGAGTAATCTCTACCCCTATGATGTTGAGGCTCGATTCTTTCAGATAATTGCGCACCCGAGTCTGACTGCACTTCTTGCCATGCTTATTAAGGAAAAGCCAAGGAGCCTTGTGCCGCATACTGCTTTTGTATGCCTGTCTAACCACGTCCTCTAACTCGGCATCCAGCGACTTCAGAGGCGCATTCTCTCTCATTTTGGTCGTCTCGGCCCTTATATTAATTTGCATCGGTCTGATCCCATTCCAGACAACGTCTCTTCTTTCAATAAGAGTGGATTCTTCAATGCGCCGCCCAGTGCGAACGATAAAATACATTAACGGGTAGTAATCGGGCCTATCGCTTTTGATAAAGGATAGCAATTCCTTGATCTTGCTTACAGGAATATCGGGAAACGATTTCTTTATAGCTTTTGGTGCTTGGAGAAGCTTTCGTAGATTGACTGCGGCTTCCTCACAATAACCTAACCTATACATTCTGCCTATAATCGCCTTTACGACTATTAATTCCGCGCGCCAACCACCCTGCATCCCCAGATCTACACAATAATAGCTCTTATACTCCTCCAAGAATGTCAGGGAAATACGGCTTGCCTCTTGCATGTTCGGAAATTTCTTGTCCTTAAATTCAGAAAACAACCTGAAGAACGTCTTCCTATATCTAAGGATAGTCCGTCTGGGACGATTTTCAGACTGCAAGCTCTTATCAATGCTATCCCATATTTCAGATAATCCGGCGTGAAGACGAGATTTACCATCGGAGCTTATTTGAAACTGCCTACTGGCTGCAGCCTTCGCTTCAGCCCTTACTTGATCGGCTTCTTGCAAAGAATCAGCCTTCACCCTTTTGAAAACCCTCGAGGCTTTCTTGTAAGGGCGATAGTTTATCTCGTAAACTCCTCGCTCAATCAGTCTTACGCCGGAATACCTTTTCATCTTACTCCTCTTTGAACTCGTATAACTCTTTCGGCTCGCAGTTAAGCACCGTACCGAGCACTACCAAAAAATGACCGGACGGCGTTGCTTTACCGCTCTCCCACATAGAAACCAGCGGCCTGTCACAACCAACCTTTTCCGCCAGCGCCGCCATGGTGAGACCTAATTGTTTACGTCTAATCATTAAACGATCGCCTTGCCATATTGCTTTCATACTAAACTCTCCTTAATTTGGTTCGGCTTAGCTTAGTTTTAAATATTTCTAAAAACTTATCTAAGCCGTGCATGTTAAGTTCTTCTGGTTCCACTATAGAAAGAAGTAGCGTCCCTTTTTCTTTATAAAGTGGAAATTTCCCTACGTAACCGTTCCATATACCTAACTCGTTCTTGACCATCCTAATGCGCTGGCTGTAAAACTCTATTGTTACAGCGAAGTCTATTTCGAGTTCGGAGGGACGTTTTAATATTGGTAACATTTCATTAGGTTTCAACAAAATGTTACCGTCTTCGATGTACACCTTAACCATTGTTAAAAGCATTTTCTTCATTATCTACCTCCGCTTCTAAACCACTTCCAAAACTCCGGGGCTAAAGCGTACTGACGCTTACCCCTTTTGAACAACGGACAGCCGGATCTCTCTTGCCAGCGACGGCTGTGTATGGTATTCTTGGCGATGTTGAGGATTCTGGCTATATCCTCGACCATTAAAACCTCATAGCCATCCATTTCTCTCCCTCCTTTCTGGGGAGGGATTTAATTGTTTCCTACCCCTCCTTACTTTTAGGTGCCTACTTTTCGGAGGGAACTTTAATCAAAATCAATAAATTCTTTATTCGTAACTGCTTTATTTACAACCTGTTATACACGGGGCTGAAAAATCTTTGTTTCAATCTAACTTAATATCACAATTGACTGTTGGCGGTTGTGTGCTATAATTCTCTTTATGGACAAATATTTAAGATGCCCAAAATGCCGTAAGCTACGCTCCTGTATTTGTTATGGGAAGCTTATACTTAAAGACGGGCGACGTGCACGGAGGATTCGTTGCAAAAAGTGTGGAGCAACCTCTGTAGCATACCGCCATTCGTTCTTCTATGATCTTAGAGCAAATCCTGAGACATTTCATAACGCCATGCTTCTTTATTGTAAAGGCCATTCTATCAAAGATATTGCGACACAAGCAAAGGTGCAGCCCAATACAGTAATTAATTGGATACGCAAAGTAAAAAATAAAAAAGCCCTCTATAAGAACTATCTCAGAGAGCATCGGTTTTACAGCTATAAGAGCGTCTTGGACTTTTTTTATCACTTTAGTTATTCCGCAAAAAGGAAAAGAATAAAACAGCTCAAACAATATAGGGAGCCGTTAACTTTGAAGCCGGCTTCTGCCGTTGAACACACATAAATAGTCTTTTGCTTATAATCGCCTCGTGATTGCCCTTGCTTGCAATGTCTCCGAAATTTGTCTCCCCGTAATACATTTTGTTGCTGAGGATATACTTAAGCGTTCCTATTGAGAATGTTTTGCTTCTCTTAGTCATTACATTTTTATTATCCAGCTCAGATATTATCTTTGTATAAGACCATCCCTTTGCTCTCCATCTAAAGATTTTGCTTACCCATTGCACTTCGTTTGGCTCTACCTCTAACTTATCCCCGATCTTCCTATAGCCAAAGGGGACAGCGCCGGAGCCTCGTTCGCCGTTTTTAGCGTTATTAATACGACCTTCCTCAAGGCGAACAGTTATAATTTCTTTTTCAAGTTCGGCAAAGACATCGGCTATGCGCTTGAAGGCTTTCTGGAGAGGGTCCTCGAGGTCATAGGCAGGGTCTGCGACTGAGACAACTTCAACATTATGTTTCTTAAACTGAGTCTCGAGCCATAGGGCTATTGTCAGCTCCCGGCTTAATCGGTCGTTCTTATATACTATTACTTTATTAACCTTGCCCGCTTCGCAGTCCTTTAAAAGAACTAACAGAGCCGGGCGTTCTCTAATGGCACCCGATATACCTTTATCCTCATAAAACCGATCGACATTAAAGTTCTTCTCTTTGCAGTAATCAAGAATCTTTCGTCTTTGGATTTCAAGACCTTCGCCGTGATCGACCTGATTCTGTGTGCTAACTCTTACATAACCAACGACGACTCCACCGGATGATATGGTAATCATTCTTTACCTCCGAGAATAATATTTATTTTCTGAGTCTTACCTTCCGCTATCCATTTAGCACCTACTATAACGGAAGACACGAGCAACTGGACCTCTATGGCAGGAAAACAAGCCGACAGCGCTATTGCTGATACCCATAGACATAGGTATAGATTCTGCATAGACGGGTGTTGCAGACTGCTACGCCGTACCTTAAAATCGGTGGTTCTATTCATCGTGTCCCTCTTCCCGGTGCTACATAACAGGCCGGAGAGCCTATTACTACATATATAATAACCATCGATTTTTAAGCGTGTCAAATATTGGGTGAAAAGAGTTTCTCGACGGAGATGTGAGGAAGATGCAGGGAT comes from the Candidatus Omnitrophota bacterium genome and includes:
- a CDS encoding tail fiber domain-containing protein, which gives rise to MGKRTIMACGIILTAVFLAGDFVLAEEIKLTTLVPQTTVLRASKGFIGDLYATQSDASLNAGRLSIAGEDSGIGINAFDSELPSQDYPLYIKTYNMANTSIGLYSSLQGQALDISPQGITQSGPFMYGNFRLKSAKRMNLEIGDSASSSVIISITTNSAYTASYTYLQATTTYVTGALQVQGNITYYAGLTYGSDIRLKKNIDTLSEGALEKLTKLRGVTFEWRRGEIEDIELPEGRQIGLIAQELEKEFPELVSTADNGYKAISYDKLTVVLLEGIKELKAKNDLLEKRIAALEARGK
- a CDS encoding recombinase family protein, which encodes MITISSGGVVVGYVRVSTQNQVDHGEGLEIQRRKILDYCKEKNFNVDRFYEDKGISGAIRERPALLVLLKDCEAGKVNKVIVYKNDRLSRELTIALWLETQFKKHNVEVVSVADPAYDLEDPLQKAFKRIADVFAELEKEIITVRLEEGRINNAKNGERGSGAVPFGYRKIGDKLEVEPNEVQWVSKIFRWRAKGWSYTKIISELDNKNVMTKRSKTFSIGTLKYILSNKMYYGETNFGDIASKGNHEAIISKRLFMCVQRQKPASKLTAPYIV
- a CDS encoding prepilin-type N-terminal cleavage/methylation domain-containing protein, whose protein sequence is MQSLRHKSNTTGVTLVELIVAIVLIMIIALTSVEFLNQYYRLSLNTTKKLMIANLARAKMEELYMSDPEDWTTGSDTITLLNKVYNRSWTKSNGTDYVKMKIIVQ
- a CDS encoding LptF/LptG family permease translates to MKMLRDYILKEFFHSFLLSLIVFTFVLLVGNIIQLADLVINKGVDIFSVLKLFLFLIPWLLSFTLPIAALTAVILTFGRLSGDGELTAIKASGIGLARVSSPLLILGIIFSFLAFFMNDQVSPNASFASRRVIKEIGMKNPAAALEEGTFIRGFGNYVIFIYEIHGNKFRNIRIYQPQEGKTTRTIVAESGEINTRPGTSIVELKLFNGTSEEPSPTEPDSFYKLNFKTYNMTIDVSKMMKKEKLDKKVREMTVTELTAEIEKLKKQGVETTPLYVEIYKKVNMSIASFVLILMGIPLGIKAQRSEKSIGFGISLLLFAIYWGAFLGGIAMALRGAINPVLGVSLPNVVFFVFGLLLFIHTARR
- a CDS encoding metallophosphoesterase; the protein is MKKAIKIIVLVVLAAAIYSFIPVVGLYLQKAPSFYTNVQAVEKLKGNTGGYFEFIVFSDNHAGLIINDSATLKLVRSINREGRFKKIPIDFVAVSGDVTFRGHKRDHDTYNKIRALINFPVISAMGNHDEDQDDGTFFKKYIGAKDFSFTDRNSYFIVLDSSLNNVNDGQFSWLEGELAKSAAYAHRFIIMHKPPFAPYFQSWYRPELSPWSYRFMKLCEKSKVDMVFSGHEHISKEKTFGGVRYVTCGGGGMPTQIPSSAGAFLHYTVVKVYGDYVDYEVRKIFPPVWEYFAFYMWKDIFYFLKDTLS
- the trxB gene encoding thioredoxin-disulfide reductase yields the protein MVGDNYYDIVIIGGGPAGLTAALYACRARMKTLLVEKSLCGGQILVTDTIENYPGFPDGIKGPDLAEWMLKQAERFGLEVRMSEARAISPAPARGGAFGVELAECAGVSARAVILAMGARWNTLNIPGEKELGGRGVSYCATCDGPLFRGKEVIVVGGGDTALEDALFLTKFAAKVTIIHRRDKLRATKILQERAFANKKIEVKWNSVAVDIIGRDKVESIGIKDVKTEKHSEVKADGVFVLIGTTPNSAMVSGVIAMDEKGYILTDPDMRTSIDGIFACGDVRKKLLRQVITASGDGATAAFSAEHYVESMCGAEYK
- a CDS encoding class I SAM-dependent rRNA methyltransferase, translated to MSTRKNVQLRTGKKGVVKPGHPWIFKSQILKPDPSIKPGDITSVTDSTGKFIGRGYYNPKTALIIRLLTFIDEPIDTEFLRKRLASALEKRRATLSVTNAYRAVFSEADSLPGLIVDVYNDTAVFQVLTLGMEKLKPQVVDVIDDVLKPKYIYEKSVSSFRKIEDLKDITGWWGDEGKAIVEIFEGKTKFLVDILGGHKTGFYLDQRRSRLAFENVAKGKRVLDLFCYTGGFSVTAAVFGAQSVLGVDIKEDWLSFARENAGINGVSDRTEFKKSDAFNFLKEANASGEKFDIIILDPPSFLKSRQSLASASRGYRELNVLAMKALSDGGILATFSCSHNMPNAQFAKVLKDAESAAGKKFTILKRCHQAEDHPIVRAIPETEYLKGYFLKQAL
- a CDS encoding site-specific integrase, which gives rise to MKRYSGVRLIERGVYEINYRPYKKASRVFKRVKADSLQEADQVRAEAKAAASRQFQISSDGKSRLHAGLSEIWDSIDKSLQSENRPRRTILRYRKTFFRLFSEFKDKKFPNMQEASRISLTFLEEYKSYYCVDLGMQGGWRAELIVVKAIIGRMYRLGYCEEAAVNLRKLLQAPKAIKKSFPDIPVSKIKELLSFIKSDRPDYYPLMYFIVRTGRRIEESTLIERRDVVWNGIRPMQINIRAETTKMRENAPLKSLDAELEDVVRQAYKSSMRHKAPWLFLNKHGKKCSQTRVRNYLKESSLNIIGVEITPHYFRHRFFTECGKNNLPLIDVMEISGLKDVKIMNKYYSHGTVEGRANVLEKTGF
- a CDS encoding NUDIX hydrolase; protein product: MNNKIVFKGKLINVAVKKVRLPNGYVATLETIKHPGAALIVPFLDKNRVIMLKQLRPVIDAYIYELPAGTLDRGEKPMACARREIVEETGFSAKKLTYLGRIFPVPGYSTECISMYKAEGLRKVAHTAEKDEIIESRIFTRSEIRKLFRAGRIVDAKTIAAFAMCGWL
- a CDS encoding prepilin-type N-terminal cleavage/methylation domain-containing protein gives rise to the protein MNKRGMTLVELIVTMVLGGVLLLAMAVQFAADARIRKSINDQNTANQEAVVIVEHMTRVMRFASASTISTCEWGLWGYVEGGHNVPGFAAATTTFVEYANISGELRYWYNCSDTTGQYTVIATGLSSFVVTKSGSNLTISFGVKKGDQGTAVKTTIHMLGA
- a CDS encoding helix-turn-helix transcriptional regulator codes for the protein MIRRKQLGLTMAALAEKVGCDRPLVSMWESGKATPSGHFLVVLGTVLNCEPKELYEFKEE